In Mesorhizobium sp. 113-3-3, a genomic segment contains:
- the secE gene encoding preprotein translocase subunit SecE, protein MASKTTNPFVFLQQVRSETAKVTWPSRRETMISTVMVLAFAVIAMIFFFSADQLMGLAIEQILGIGR, encoded by the coding sequence ATGGCTTCGAAAACCACAAATCCTTTCGTCTTTCTCCAGCAGGTTCGCTCGGAGACCGCCAAGGTGACTTGGCCGTCGCGGCGCGAAACGATGATCTCGACGGTGATGGTTCTGGCCTTCGCTGTGATTGCGATGATCTTTTTCTTTAGCGCCGATCAGTTGATGGGCCTCGCGATCGAACAGATTCTGGGCATTGGACGCTAA
- a CDS encoding DMT family transporter: MHFIPAPIRGPLFMIVSTGSYLVNDTMMKLATAGLPSYEVLFLRGVAAALWGFPLLFLLGYGKQIPLIFDGRVLRRNLLELAAILCYVVALANMQIADSTALGQITPLLMLVGSSILFGERIGGQRMALIGLGFIGALMVAQPTMQGISVYALLALGNAALSAARDLAGRRVAAEVPGMIVAISAVVVVLIGAGAAHLASERWVMPEARHLLLLAGAGLFLIFGHFFIFMAYRVGPTSAVAPFYYCFTVWAVISGLLVFGQFPNTLAVCGILLVVASGLTIVSLDQRKRRLTVVA, encoded by the coding sequence ATGCATTTCATCCCTGCCCCGATCCGCGGCCCGCTGTTCATGATCGTTTCGACGGGATCGTATCTCGTCAACGACACGATGATGAAACTCGCGACGGCAGGCTTGCCGTCCTACGAGGTGCTGTTTCTGCGCGGTGTCGCGGCAGCGCTCTGGGGCTTCCCGCTGCTGTTCCTTTTGGGCTACGGCAAACAGATCCCGCTGATCTTCGACGGCCGGGTGCTGCGCAGGAACCTGCTCGAGCTGGCGGCGATCCTCTGCTATGTCGTGGCGCTCGCCAACATGCAGATCGCGGATTCCACGGCGCTGGGACAAATCACGCCGCTCCTGATGCTGGTCGGTTCCTCGATCCTGTTTGGGGAGCGCATCGGCGGCCAGCGCATGGCGCTGATCGGGCTCGGCTTCATCGGCGCGCTTATGGTGGCTCAGCCGACCATGCAAGGCATCTCCGTCTATGCCCTGCTGGCGCTTGGCAACGCCGCGCTGTCAGCCGCGCGCGACCTCGCAGGCAGGCGTGTCGCCGCTGAAGTGCCAGGGATGATCGTGGCGATTTCCGCCGTCGTGGTGGTGCTGATCGGCGCCGGTGCGGCGCATCTCGCGTCCGAGCGCTGGGTGATGCCAGAAGCACGCCATTTGCTGCTGCTTGCCGGCGCCGGTCTTTTCCTGATCTTCGGCCATTTCTTCATCTTCATGGCCTATCGCGTCGGGCCGACCAGCGCGGTGGCGCCGTTCTATTACTGCTTCACCGTCTGGGCCGTCATTTCAGGCCTGCTGGTGTTCGGCCAGTTCCCCAATACGCTGGCGGTCTGCGGCATCCTGCTGGTGGTGGCCAGCGGGCTGACCATCGTGTCGCTGGACCAGCGCAAGCGCCGGCTGACCGTCGTCGCCTAG
- a CDS encoding YidB family protein — MGLFDNAVPGGNITKPLMIALGALLVGKMLSGRSAEQPDQPQTPVPADPAASDGGLLGGLGGLLGKLRDAGHGNVADSWVGTGQNQSINANDLGAALGPQVIREIAQRTGLDEQELLKQLSTALPGIVDKLTPNGQVPQQHQVASAFNS, encoded by the coding sequence ATGGGACTTTTTGACAACGCCGTTCCCGGCGGCAACATCACGAAACCGCTGATGATCGCGCTCGGCGCGTTGCTGGTCGGAAAAATGTTGAGCGGCAGAAGTGCCGAACAGCCGGATCAGCCTCAAACGCCCGTGCCGGCCGACCCCGCCGCCAGTGACGGCGGACTGCTCGGCGGACTGGGCGGCCTGCTCGGCAAGCTCAGGGATGCCGGCCACGGCAATGTCGCCGATTCCTGGGTCGGCACCGGGCAGAACCAGTCGATCAACGCCAATGATCTCGGCGCGGCACTCGGGCCACAGGTCATCCGCGAGATCGCGCAGCGGACCGGGCTGGACGAGCAGGAACTGCTCAAGCAGCTGTCCACCGCCTTGCCCGGCATCGTCGACAAACTGACGCCGAACGGCCAGGTGCCGCAGCAGCACCAGGTGGCGTCGGCGTTCAACAGCTGA
- the otnI gene encoding 2-oxo-tetronate isomerase: MPRFSANLSMLFGEHDFLDRFDAAARAGFKGVEYIGPYDYAPEVVAARLKKNGLTQVLFNLPLGDWGKGERGIAVLPDRVPEFRQGIAKAITYAQALGCQQVNCLAGIAPAGVDRKVLEEVFAENLAFAAEKLEQAGIRLLIEPINTRDIPGFFLNHSDQALALIDRVGSKNLFLQYDIYHMQIMEGDLARKIEANLGRIAHIQLADNPGRHEPGTGEINYPFLYDHIDRIGYSGWIGAEYKPKAGTEAGLGWFKDLSGQGSAAA, encoded by the coding sequence ATGCCGCGTTTTTCAGCCAATCTGTCGATGCTCTTTGGCGAGCATGATTTCCTCGATCGCTTTGACGCCGCCGCCCGCGCCGGCTTCAAGGGCGTCGAATATATCGGTCCTTACGATTATGCGCCGGAGGTGGTGGCCGCGAGGCTGAAGAAGAACGGCCTGACGCAAGTGCTGTTCAATCTGCCACTAGGCGACTGGGGCAAGGGCGAGCGCGGCATCGCCGTGCTGCCGGACCGCGTGCCGGAATTCCGCCAGGGCATCGCCAAGGCGATCACCTATGCGCAGGCGCTCGGCTGCCAGCAGGTCAACTGCCTGGCCGGCATCGCGCCGGCGGGCGTCGACCGCAAGGTGCTCGAGGAAGTTTTCGCCGAAAACCTCGCCTTCGCGGCGGAGAAGCTGGAGCAGGCCGGCATTCGCCTGCTGATCGAGCCGATCAACACCCGCGACATTCCAGGCTTCTTCCTCAACCACTCCGACCAGGCGTTGGCGCTGATCGACCGCGTCGGCTCGAAAAACCTGTTCCTGCAATACGACATCTATCACATGCAGATCATGGAGGGGGATCTCGCCCGTAAAATCGAGGCAAACCTCGGCCGCATCGCGCATATCCAGCTTGCGGACAATCCCGGCCGTCACGAGCCGGGAACGGGCGAGATCAACTATCCCTTCCTCTACGACCACATCGACCGCATCGGCTATTCCGGCTGGATCGGCGCGGAATACAAGCCGAAGGCCGGCACCGAGGCAGGGCTGGGCTGGTTCAAGGACCTGTCTGGCCAGGGCAGCGCGGCGGCTTAG
- the gcl gene encoding glyoxylate carboligase, with the protein MARMRAVDAAVLVLEKEGIACAFGVPGAAINPLYSALKARGTIRHVLARHVEGASHMAEGYTRAKAGNIGLCIGTSGPAGTDMITGLYSASADSIPILCITGQAPRARLNKEDFQAVDIAAIAAPVTKWAVTVMEPYLVPMALQKAFHLMRSSRPGPVLIDLPVDVQLAEIEFDIDAYEPLTPFKPAMTRAQAEKALAMLNAAEKPLIVAGGGIINADASDLLIEFAEITGVPVIPTLMGWGAIPDDHRLMAGMCGLQTSHRYGNATMLEADFVFGIGNRWANRHTGSVDVYTKGKKFIHVDIEPTQIGRVFAPDLGVVSDAGAALKMLLDVATEWKTAGKLRDWSGWAKECQARKKTMKRKTHFDQVPLKPQRIYEEMNKAFGRDVTYVTTIGLSQIAGAQFLHVYKPRNWINCGQAGPLGWTLPAALGVRAADPDRAIVALSGDYDFQFMIEELAVGAQHRLPYIHVVVNNAYLGLIRQAQRGFSMDYEVSLAFENINRSGDPEAGYGVDHVAVAEAMGCKAVRVRKPEEFAAAFKQAQRLMKEHRVPVVLEFILERVTNISMGTEIDKITEFEDLAESHEDAPTAIVMLD; encoded by the coding sequence ATGGCCAGGATGCGCGCTGTCGATGCGGCGGTTCTCGTGCTCGAAAAGGAAGGCATTGCCTGCGCTTTCGGCGTGCCCGGCGCGGCGATCAATCCGCTTTATTCGGCGCTGAAGGCGAGGGGCACGATACGCCATGTGCTGGCCCGCCATGTCGAGGGCGCCTCGCATATGGCCGAAGGCTATACCAGGGCCAAAGCGGGCAATATCGGGCTCTGCATCGGCACGTCTGGGCCGGCCGGCACCGACATGATCACCGGGCTCTACTCGGCATCAGCCGATTCCATTCCGATCCTGTGCATCACCGGCCAGGCGCCGCGGGCACGGCTGAACAAGGAGGACTTCCAGGCCGTCGATATCGCCGCCATCGCCGCGCCCGTGACCAAATGGGCGGTCACCGTCATGGAGCCCTATCTCGTGCCGATGGCGCTGCAGAAGGCGTTTCATCTCATGCGCTCGTCGCGGCCCGGTCCGGTGCTGATCGACCTGCCGGTCGACGTCCAATTGGCCGAGATCGAATTCGACATCGATGCCTATGAGCCGCTGACGCCGTTCAAGCCGGCCATGACACGCGCCCAGGCCGAAAAGGCGCTGGCGATGCTCAACGCGGCGGAAAAGCCGCTGATCGTCGCCGGTGGCGGCATCATCAATGCCGATGCATCCGATCTGCTGATCGAATTCGCCGAAATAACGGGCGTTCCGGTCATCCCGACGCTGATGGGCTGGGGCGCGATCCCCGACGACCACCGGCTGATGGCCGGCATGTGCGGCCTGCAGACCTCGCACCGCTATGGCAATGCGACGATGCTCGAAGCCGACTTCGTCTTCGGCATCGGCAACCGCTGGGCCAACCGCCACACCGGCTCGGTCGACGTCTACACCAAGGGCAAGAAGTTCATCCATGTCGACATCGAGCCGACGCAGATCGGCCGTGTCTTCGCGCCGGATCTCGGCGTCGTCTCCGATGCGGGTGCGGCACTTAAGATGCTGCTCGACGTCGCCACCGAGTGGAAGACGGCTGGAAAGCTGCGCGACTGGTCGGGCTGGGCCAAGGAATGCCAGGCCCGCAAGAAGACGATGAAGCGCAAGACGCATTTCGACCAGGTGCCGCTGAAGCCGCAGCGTATTTATGAGGAGATGAACAAGGCGTTCGGCCGCGACGTCACCTATGTCACCACGATCGGCCTGTCGCAGATCGCCGGCGCGCAGTTCCTGCATGTCTACAAGCCGCGCAACTGGATCAATTGCGGCCAGGCCGGCCCGCTCGGCTGGACCCTGCCGGCAGCCCTTGGCGTGCGCGCCGCCGATCCGGACCGCGCAATCGTGGCGCTGTCGGGCGACTATGATTTCCAGTTCATGATCGAGGAACTGGCGGTCGGCGCGCAGCACAGACTGCCCTACATCCATGTCGTCGTGAACAACGCCTATCTCGGCCTGATCCGCCAGGCGCAACGCGGTTTCTCGATGGATTATGAGGTGAGCCTTGCCTTCGAGAACATCAACCGATCGGGCGATCCCGAAGCCGGCTATGGCGTCGACCACGTCGCCGTTGCCGAGGCCATGGGCTGCAAGGCGGTCCGGGTGCGCAAGCCGGAGGAATTCGCCGCCGCCTTCAAGCAGGCGCAGCGGCTGATGAAGGAGCACCGGGTTCCGGTCGTGCTCGAATTCATCCTGGAGCGCGTCACCAACATCTCGATGGGCACCGAGATCGACAAGATCACCGAATTCGAGGACCTTGCCGAAAGCCATGAGGATGCGCCGACCGCGATCGTGATGCTGGATTAG
- a CDS encoding putative glycolipid-binding domain-containing protein, with translation MSEDFKIVRWREWDGPGIEHLELRERAGEILADSVVVCSGQSPFAVRYRIECDAHWRARRVTVDMIGSGRTLILAADGDGNWTRDGVPMPELEGAIDPDLTVTPFTNTLPIRRLRLSAGQSAEITTAFIEFPALTVVSNPQRYTCLVEGRRYLYESRAGDFRREVEIDRDGLVVTYPDFWQRG, from the coding sequence ATGTCGGAAGATTTCAAGATCGTGCGCTGGCGCGAGTGGGACGGCCCCGGTATCGAGCATCTGGAACTGCGCGAGCGCGCGGGCGAGATCCTGGCCGACTCCGTCGTCGTCTGCTCCGGTCAAAGCCCTTTTGCCGTCCGCTACCGCATAGAATGCGACGCGCACTGGCGCGCCAGGCGTGTCACGGTCGACATGATCGGCTCTGGCCGGACGCTGATTCTTGCCGCCGACGGCGATGGCAACTGGACCCGGGACGGAGTGCCGATGCCTGAACTGGAGGGCGCGATCGATCCAGACCTCACCGTCACGCCGTTCACCAACACGTTGCCGATCCGGCGTTTGCGGCTTTCCGCCGGGCAGAGTGCTGAGATCACCACCGCCTTCATCGAATTCCCGGCCCTGACGGTCGTCAGCAACCCGCAGCGCTACACATGCCTCGTGGAGGGCAGGCGATATCTCTATGAATCGCGCGCCGGCGACTTCAGGCGCGAAGTCGAGATCGACCGCGATGGGCTGGTCGTCACCTATCCCGATTTCTGGCAAAGGGGATGA
- a CDS encoding GlsB/YeaQ/YmgE family stress response membrane protein translates to MGIISWIILGAIAGFLGSKIVNKTGQGLIMDIVLGIVGAIVGGVICSQLFGVGVSGLNISSLIVAVVGAVIVLWAYHQFSGRRTL, encoded by the coding sequence ATGGGTATCATCAGCTGGATCATTCTCGGCGCCATCGCCGGCTTCCTGGGCAGCAAGATCGTCAACAAGACCGGCCAGGGCCTGATCATGGATATCGTGCTCGGCATCGTCGGCGCCATCGTCGGCGGCGTGATCTGCAGCCAACTCTTCGGCGTGGGTGTCTCCGGCCTTAACATCTCCAGCCTGATCGTCGCCGTGGTTGGCGCGGTGATTGTGCTGTGGGCCTACCACCAGTTCAGTGGAAGGCGGACGCTCTAA
- a CDS encoding group II truncated hemoglobin, whose protein sequence is MSRDVPTLYEWAGGSDALNRLTQTFYDKVAKDPVVGPVFKAMSPDHPAHVAAFIGEVFGGPKTYSEKFGGHREMVMHHLGKHLTEEQRRRWINLLADAADEVGLPDDPEFRSAFMGYVEWGSRLAKMNSNLGETCDPDTEPMPAWGWGVPGGPYTPPETK, encoded by the coding sequence ATGAGCCGGGACGTTCCGACACTCTACGAATGGGCCGGCGGCAGCGACGCCCTGAACCGGCTGACGCAGACATTTTACGACAAGGTGGCAAAGGATCCGGTCGTCGGGCCGGTGTTCAAGGCGATGTCGCCGGATCATCCCGCCCATGTCGCGGCCTTCATCGGCGAGGTCTTTGGCGGACCGAAGACCTACAGCGAGAAATTCGGCGGCCACCGCGAGATGGTCATGCATCATCTGGGCAAGCATTTGACGGAAGAGCAGCGCCGCCGCTGGATCAACCTGCTTGCCGACGCGGCCGATGAGGTCGGCTTGCCGGACGATCCCGAATTCCGTTCGGCTTTCATGGGCTATGTCGAATGGGGATCGCGATTGGCCAAGATGAACTCCAACCTCGGCGAGACCTGCGATCCCGATACCGAGCCGATGCCGGCCTGGGGCTGGGGCGTGCCCGGCGGGCCATACACGCCGCCGGAAACAAAGTAG
- a CDS encoding COG3904 family protein, translating into MVPGRWFEAWWLRALARLTLLVALVLPVAAVRAQEQSLDIPPMRFVVVRSNAPGCEPNCPEWISAEGTIAAGTPLLFKRTLKTLGRRQLPVVVNSPGGNVDAALALGRMIRKNKLDIAVGVTVFSGCQPEAKNCSDNKGKGADYLGMAFDDGAMCNSACPLMFSGGVRRVVGDFAYLGVHQITTTYKREKLLYRTTYRIVKGKKKVISTKVVSRKNAGSYKTYEMSKAVEKTLSAYLREMGIGDGVLDMMKATPASDIRQIALDDMLTMKLVTSRDAVDLLTSVSLCAPQQPAANCREIPANDATPSAAATGKSRDVAPVGPETAKAGAEMRFVVVRGSNPLCNPDCPEWISAEGVISTQTPQKLRQLLATLGNRRLPVVISSRGGELSGALAAGRIIRERKLDVAVGRTDFVDCDPGAWNCLAKEGAYAGLSIDAGVECDSACALMLAGGVRRLVGPQARLSLYPMGQKQVVKAYIEEMAIGPALFEAIAGRSAERQLEPDIMLKAGLTTGPQSVDALTGATICKAVPRPDNCRGLPPANAAADAPARL; encoded by the coding sequence GTGGTTCCAGGGCGCTGGTTCGAGGCATGGTGGTTGCGGGCACTGGCCCGTCTCACGCTGTTGGTCGCCTTGGTCCTGCCTGTCGCGGCGGTGCGGGCGCAGGAGCAGTCGCTGGACATCCCGCCGATGCGCTTCGTAGTGGTTCGCAGCAATGCACCGGGATGCGAACCCAATTGTCCGGAATGGATATCGGCTGAAGGCACGATCGCGGCAGGCACGCCGTTGCTTTTCAAGCGCACGCTCAAGACGCTCGGGAGACGGCAACTACCCGTCGTCGTCAACTCGCCCGGCGGCAATGTCGATGCCGCACTCGCACTTGGCAGGATGATCCGCAAGAACAAGCTCGATATCGCCGTCGGCGTGACGGTTTTTTCCGGCTGCCAGCCGGAGGCGAAGAATTGCAGCGACAACAAGGGCAAGGGTGCCGACTATCTCGGCATGGCTTTTGACGACGGGGCCATGTGCAATTCCGCCTGTCCGCTGATGTTCTCCGGCGGTGTCCGCCGCGTGGTCGGAGATTTCGCCTATCTCGGCGTCCACCAGATCACCACGACCTACAAGCGCGAGAAACTGCTCTACCGGACCACATATCGGATCGTGAAGGGCAAGAAGAAGGTCATCAGCACCAAGGTCGTCAGCCGCAAGAACGCGGGCAGCTACAAGACCTACGAGATGAGCAAGGCGGTCGAGAAGACGCTATCGGCCTATCTCAGGGAAATGGGGATAGGCGACGGCGTGCTGGACATGATGAAGGCCACGCCGGCCAGCGACATCCGCCAGATCGCGCTCGACGATATGCTGACGATGAAGTTGGTGACCAGCCGCGACGCGGTCGATCTGTTGACCTCCGTGAGCCTGTGCGCACCGCAACAGCCGGCCGCGAATTGCCGGGAGATTCCTGCCAACGATGCGACGCCATCGGCCGCCGCGACCGGCAAGTCCAGGGACGTCGCACCGGTTGGACCGGAAACCGCCAAGGCCGGTGCGGAGATGCGCTTTGTCGTCGTGCGCGGCAGCAATCCGCTGTGCAATCCCGACTGTCCGGAATGGATATCGGCAGAAGGCGTGATTTCGACCCAGACGCCGCAGAAGTTGCGCCAATTGCTCGCCACCCTTGGCAACCGGCGCCTGCCTGTCGTGATCAGCTCACGGGGAGGGGAGCTGTCCGGCGCCCTGGCGGCGGGTCGGATCATCCGCGAAAGGAAGCTCGACGTCGCCGTGGGCCGCACCGATTTCGTCGATTGCGATCCGGGAGCCTGGAATTGCCTGGCCAAGGAAGGCGCCTATGCCGGATTGAGCATCGATGCGGGCGTGGAGTGCGATTCGGCCTGCGCGCTGATGCTCGCCGGCGGCGTAAGAAGGCTTGTTGGTCCGCAGGCGCGGCTCAGCCTGTATCCGATGGGACAGAAGCAGGTGGTCAAGGCGTATATCGAGGAGATGGCGATCGGTCCCGCTCTGTTCGAGGCGATCGCGGGGCGCTCGGCCGAGCGCCAGCTCGAACCGGACATCATGCTGAAGGCGGGACTGACAACGGGACCGCAATCGGTCGACGCTCTGACCGGCGCCACCATTTGCAAGGCGGTTCCCAGGCCCGACAATTGCCGCGGCCTGCCGCCCGCCAATGCGGCGGCCGACGCGCCGGCAAGGCTGTAG
- a CDS encoding TrmH family RNA methyltransferase, with the protein MSNKTNTPKDTHYAKLRRAHREEKSGGAPAFRPRQPVPPGENAADGLVRLYGLHTVRAALDNPRRKIRRMLVTRNAAERLEIADLAALPFKADLVEPRDIDKITGSDAVHQGVLIEAEPLKAKRLDALGDTRLVLVLDQVTDPHNVGAILRSAVAFGAGALITTARHSPQESGVLAKSASGALEHIDQIEVKNLADALGQLHEAGFQTIGLDSDGPAELETSFTGDRIALVLGAEGKGLRQKTRETVTTLARLDMPGAIRSLNVSNAAAISLYAARAFLKRG; encoded by the coding sequence ATGAGCAACAAGACCAACACCCCCAAAGACACCCATTACGCCAAGCTGCGCCGCGCGCACCGCGAAGAGAAAAGCGGCGGCGCCCCGGCGTTCCGGCCGCGCCAGCCCGTGCCGCCCGGCGAGAACGCAGCCGACGGGCTGGTGCGACTTTATGGCCTGCACACGGTGCGCGCTGCACTCGACAATCCGCGCCGCAAGATTCGCAGAATGCTGGTGACGCGCAATGCGGCCGAGCGACTGGAGATCGCCGATCTCGCCGCCCTGCCCTTCAAGGCGGACCTAGTCGAACCCCGGGACATCGACAAGATCACCGGATCGGATGCCGTGCACCAGGGCGTGCTGATCGAAGCGGAGCCGCTAAAAGCGAAGCGCCTCGACGCGCTCGGCGACACAAGGCTGGTGCTGGTGCTCGACCAGGTCACCGATCCACACAATGTCGGCGCCATCCTGCGCTCGGCGGTCGCTTTCGGCGCCGGCGCGCTGATCACCACGGCGCGCCACAGCCCGCAGGAATCGGGCGTGCTGGCGAAATCCGCCTCCGGGGCGCTGGAGCATATCGACCAGATCGAGGTGAAGAACCTGGCCGACGCGCTCGGCCAACTCCATGAGGCGGGGTTCCAGACCATCGGGCTTGATTCGGACGGGCCGGCGGAACTCGAAACCAGCTTTACCGGCGACAGGATCGCGCTGGTGCTCGGCGCCGAAGGCAAGGGCCTGCGTCAGAAGACGCGCGAAACCGTGACCACTCTGGCGCGGCTCGACATGCCCGGCGCGATCCGCTCGCTCAACGTGTCGAACGCCGCAGCGATCAGCCTTTATGCGGCGCGGGCATTCTTGAAGCGCGGCTAA
- the tuf gene encoding elongation factor Tu, whose product MAKGKFERTKPHVNIGTIGHVDHGKTSLTAAITKYFGEYKRYDQIDAAPEEKARGITISTAHVEYETANRHYAHVDCPGHADYVKNMITGAAQMDGAILVVSAADGPMPQTREHILLARQVGVPSIVVFLNKVDQVDDAELLELVELEVRELLSKNEFPGDDIPIVKGSALAALEDSNKTIGEDAIRELMAQVDAYIPTPVRPLDKPFLMPIEDVFSISGRGTVVTGRVERGVVKVGEELEIIGIRPTTKTTCTGVEMFRKLLDQGQAGDNIGALLRGVDREGVERGQVLAKPGTVKPHKKFVAEAYILTKDEGGRHTPFFTNYRPQFYFRTTDVTGIVSLPAGTEMVMPGDNITVDVELIVPIAMEEKLRFAIREGGRTVGAGIVVTIKE is encoded by the coding sequence ATGGCAAAAGGTAAATTCGAGCGCACTAAGCCTCATGTGAACATCGGCACGATTGGTCACGTTGACCATGGCAAGACGTCGCTGACGGCGGCGATCACGAAGTATTTTGGCGAGTACAAGCGCTACGACCAGATCGATGCGGCGCCGGAAGAGAAGGCGCGCGGCATCACCATCTCGACGGCTCACGTCGAGTATGAGACGGCCAACCGCCACTACGCCCACGTCGACTGCCCCGGCCACGCCGACTATGTGAAGAACATGATCACCGGCGCCGCGCAGATGGACGGCGCGATCCTGGTGGTTTCGGCTGCTGACGGCCCGATGCCGCAGACCCGCGAGCACATCCTGCTGGCCCGTCAGGTCGGCGTGCCGTCGATCGTGGTGTTCCTCAACAAGGTCGACCAGGTCGACGACGCGGAACTCCTCGAACTGGTCGAGCTCGAGGTTCGCGAGCTTTTGTCGAAGAACGAGTTCCCCGGCGACGACATTCCGATCGTCAAGGGTTCGGCTCTGGCTGCACTTGAAGATTCGAACAAGACGATCGGCGAGGACGCGATCCGCGAGCTGATGGCTCAGGTCGATGCCTACATCCCGACGCCGGTTCGTCCGCTGGACAAGCCGTTCCTGATGCCGATCGAAGACGTGTTCTCGATCTCGGGCCGCGGCACGGTCGTGACCGGCCGCGTCGAGCGCGGCGTGGTCAAGGTCGGCGAGGAGCTGGAAATCATCGGCATCCGTCCGACGACCAAGACGACCTGCACGGGCGTTGAAATGTTCCGCAAGCTGCTCGATCAGGGCCAGGCTGGCGACAACATCGGCGCGCTGCTGCGTGGCGTTGATCGTGAAGGCGTCGAGCGCGGCCAGGTTCTGGCCAAGCCCGGCACGGTGAAGCCGCACAAGAAGTTCGTGGCCGAAGCCTACATCCTGACCAAGGACGAAGGTGGCCGTCACACGCCGTTCTTCACCAACTACCGCCCGCAGTTCTACTTCCGCACGACGGACGTGACCGGCATCGTGTCGCTGCCGGCTGGCACCGAGATGGTGATGCCTGGCGACAACATCACGGTCGATGTCGAGCTGATCGTGCCGATCGCCATGGAAGAGAAGCTGCGCTTCGCCATCCGTGAAGGCGGCCGCACCGTCGGTGCCGGCATCGTCGTCACCATCAAGGAATAA
- a CDS encoding 2-hydroxy-3-oxopropionate reductase yields METIGFIGLGIMGAPMAGHLLDAGYKVVASDHRSKPSADLVAKGLKTVTGHAAVAKAADIVITMVPDTPQVADVLFGDNGVASGLSKGKLVIDMSSISPIETKVFAGKINDLSCDYLDAPVSGGEVGAKAASLTIMVGGEEKAFERAKPVFEKMGKNITLVGPNGVGQTTKVANQIVVALTIEAVAEALVFASKAGADPAKVRQALMGGLAASRILEVHGERMVKRTFAPGFRIELHQKDLNLALEGAKALGVSLPNTSTTQQLFNSCAANGGAKEDHSALVRALERMANFEVGGEVAEVKGKAA; encoded by the coding sequence ATGGAAACCATAGGCTTCATCGGCCTCGGCATCATGGGCGCGCCGATGGCGGGGCATCTTCTGGACGCCGGCTACAAGGTCGTCGCCAGCGACCATCGCAGCAAGCCTTCCGCCGACCTCGTCGCCAAGGGCCTGAAGACTGTCACCGGCCACGCCGCCGTCGCCAAGGCTGCCGACATCGTCATCACCATGGTGCCCGACACGCCTCAGGTGGCCGACGTGCTGTTCGGCGACAATGGCGTCGCCTCCGGCCTGTCGAAAGGCAAGCTGGTCATCGACATGAGCTCGATCTCGCCGATCGAGACCAAGGTCTTCGCCGGAAAGATCAACGATCTCAGCTGCGACTATCTCGACGCCCCGGTCTCGGGCGGCGAGGTCGGCGCCAAGGCGGCGTCACTCACCATCATGGTCGGCGGCGAGGAAAAGGCGTTCGAGCGCGCAAAACCCGTCTTCGAGAAGATGGGCAAGAACATCACGCTGGTCGGACCGAACGGTGTCGGCCAGACCACCAAGGTCGCCAACCAGATCGTGGTCGCGCTGACCATTGAAGCCGTCGCCGAAGCGCTTGTTTTTGCTTCGAAAGCCGGCGCCGACCCGGCTAAGGTCAGGCAGGCGCTGATGGGCGGGTTGGCGGCGTCTCGCATCCTCGAAGTGCATGGCGAACGCATGGTCAAGCGCACCTTCGCGCCGGGCTTCCGCATCGAACTGCACCAGAAGGATCTCAACCTGGCGTTGGAAGGGGCAAAAGCGCTCGGCGTGTCGCTACCCAATACCTCGACCACGCAGCAGCTGTTCAATTCCTGCGCCGCCAATGGCGGTGCGAAGGAGGATCACTCGGCACTGGTCAGGGCGCTGGAGCGGATGGCGAACTTCGAGGTTGGTGGGGAAGTGGCCGAGGTCAAAGGCAAAGCGGCATAG